A DNA window from Onthophagus taurus isolate NC chromosome 1, IU_Otau_3.0, whole genome shotgun sequence contains the following coding sequences:
- the LOC139429712 gene encoding uncharacterized protein: protein MPTKYNRKGTSKRGDWSEESLVNAVKAIKQNEIGVNAAAKAFGIPKTTLKRRLKSNNFSKGSMGKPSLLGTENEKKIVAHIKKLQSHGFTPTRDSVRYMAYYFAESLKLVHSFNTERKQAGYDWLLSFLSRNPQLSIRQAEGVSIARAKGLNRETVDNYFQLLGNVLRENNLIDKLGHVFNMDETGLQLNNKPGKVIAIKGSKNVTSVTSGEKGETISVLACVNGEGTFLPPFCIMKGKNLKQEFCDGMQPGAEVKMSQKSGYVNADLFCYWLKNHFTSRKPTGKVLLLLDGHTSHTSCIEMLEFADNNDIILMSIPPHTSHWLQPLDRTFFKSLKSNYYSACNSYMINNPSRKITRMQFGTLLRLAWGKSANVDNGVSGFRTCGILPFEPKAIPDYAFLTEYNLSQKEKRRKRIEN from the coding sequence ATGCCAACTAAATATAATAGAAAGGGGACATCAAAAAGAGGAGACTGGTCCGAAGAGTCGTTAGTAAATGCTGTTAAAgcgataaaacaaaatgaaattggTGTAAATGCTGCTGCTAAAGCTTTCGGCATACCAAAAACAACTCTAAAAAGGCGTCTTAAATCAAATAACTTTAGCAAGGGTTCCATGGGGAAACCTTCACTCCTTGGTaccgaaaatgaaaaaaaaatcgtcgcacacataaaaaaattacagtcACATGGTTTCACGCCTACTAGAGACTCCGTTAGATACATGGCTTACTATTTCGCCGAAAGTCTGAAGTTAGTACACAGCTTTAACACTGAACGCAAACAAGCAGGATATGACTGGCTGTTATCGTTCCTATCTAGAAATCCACAACTCTCCATTCGTCAAGCGGAGGGTGTTTCAATCGCGAGGGCAAAAGGTCTTAACAGAGAAACTGTTGACAATTATTTTCAGCTTTTAGGAAATGTTTTAAGAGAAAACAACTTAATTGATAAACTAGGGCACGTTTTTAACATGGATGAAACGGGTTTGCAGTTAAACAATAAACCAGGAAAGGTTATCGCAATCAAAGGTTCCAAGAATGTGACATCTGTTACTTCCGGAGAAAAAGGTGAAACGATTTCAGTATTAGCATGTGTTAATGGAGAGGGAACATTCTTACCACCTTTTTGTATTATGAAAGGTAAAAATTTGAAGCAAGAATTTTGTGATGGTATGCAGCCTGGAGCTGAAGTGAAAATGTCTCAGAAGTCTGGATACGTTAATGCAGatcttttttgttattggTTAAAAAACCATTTCACTTCACGAAAACCAACGGGAAAGGTTCTTCTCCTTCTAGACGGACATACGTCACACACTAGTTGCATTGAAATGCTTGAGTTTGCAGATAACAACGACATTATTTTAATGAGTATTCCTCCGCATACCAGTCATTGGCTGCAGCCATTAGATCGAACTTTCTTCAAGTCTTTAAAGAGTAACTACTACTCTGCTTGTAACAGCTACATGATAAATAATCCATCTAGAAAGATAACTCGAATGCAATTTGGCACCCTTCTTAGATTAGCTTGGGGGAAGTCTGCAAACGTTGATAATGGCGTTAGTGGCTTTAGAACGTGTGGAATACTACCTTTTGAGCCCAAAGCTATCCCTGACTACGCGTTTCTAACTGAATATAATTTgtctcaaaaagaaaaaagaagaaaaagaattgaaaattaa
- the LOC111422642 gene encoding purine nucleoside phosphorylase isoform X4 yields the protein MNGNKYTNGEIRNGNGFETNGDSCTYDDLMITAKYVLDRIPKMPSIGIICGSGMGALADTLQDKTIIPYGEIPNFPVSTVEGHAGQLVFGACSGTYVVCMQGRFHHYEGYPLWKCAMPIRVMKLIGVEFLIATNAAGGINPAFNEGDVMLIKDHINMMGFAGNNPLQGPNESRFGPRFPPMCKAYDRDLIEKAKDIWKNQQFDGRLFEGVYTCLGGPNFETVAELRMLKLLGVDAVGMSTVHEVLTARHCNMTVLAFSLITNECVMDYYDHSQPNHEEVIDVGKLRQSTLRRFVEEIVAYIAKNRMK from the exons ATGAATGGAAACAAGTATACCAATGGTGAAATCAGAAACGGAAATGGTTTCGAAACGAATGGTGATAG TTGCACCTACGATGATTTGATGATCACAGCCAAGTACGTACTTGATAGAATACCGAAGATGCCATCAATTGGGATCATTTGCGGGTCAGGAATGG gTGCTTTAGCCGACACTTTACAAGATAAAACGATAATACCTTACGGTGAAATTCCAAATTTTCCCGTAAGTACAGTCGAAGGTCACGCAGGTCAATTAgtttttggagcatgttccgGAACTTACGTAGTTTGCATGCAAGGTCGTTTCCATCATTACGAGGGTTACCCATTATGGAAATGCGCGATGCCAATTCGCGTTATGAAATTAATCGGGGTTGAATTTCTGATTGCAACAAACGCGGCCGGCGGAATCAACCCGGCTTTCAACGAAGGTGACGTCATGTTGATTAAGGATCACATCAACATGATGGGATTCGCCGGAAATAACCCGTTACAAGGCCCGAACGAATCGCGTTTTGGACCTAGATTCCCACCGATGTGCAAAGCTTACGATCGCGACTTAATCGAGAAAGCGaaagatatttggaaaaatcaacaattcgATGGGAGGTTGTTTGAAGGTGTTTATACGTGTTTAGGGGGACCAAACTTTGAGACAGTGGCCGAATtaagaatgttaaaattgttGGGTGTTGATGCCGTTGGAATGTCAACTGTTCACGAAGTTTTAACAGCAAGACATTGTAACATGACTGTTTTAGCGTTTAGTTTGATTACGAATGAATGCGTAATGGATTATTATGATCATAGTCAACCGAATCACGAAGAAGTTATTGATGTGGGAAAATTGAGACAATCTACGTTAAGAAGATTCGTCGAAGAGATTGTCGCTTATATAGCAAAAAAtcgaatgaaataa
- the LOC111422642 gene encoding purine nucleoside phosphorylase isoform X3, whose translation MNGNKYTNGEIRNGNGFETNGDSCTYDDLMITAKYVLDRIPKMPSIGIICGSGMGQYWNEGALADTLQDKTIIPYGEIPNFPVSTVEGHAGQLVFGACSGTYVVCMQGRFHHYEGYPLWKCAMPIRVMKLIGVEFLIATNAAGGINPAFNEGDVMLIKDHINMMGFAGNNPLQGPNESRFGPRFPPMCKAYDRDLIEKAKDIWKNQQFDGRLFEGVYTCLGGPNFETVAELRMLKLLGVDAVGMSTVHEVLTARHCNMTVLAFSLITNECVMDYYDHSQPNHEEVIDVGKLRQSTLRRFVEEIVAYIAKNRMK comes from the exons ATGAATGGAAACAAGTATACCAATGGTGAAATCAGAAACGGAAATGGTTTCGAAACGAATGGTGATAG TTGCACCTACGATGATTTGATGATCACAGCCAAGTACGTACTTGATAGAATACCGAAGATGCCATCAATTGGGATCATTTGCGGGTCAGGAATGGGTCAGTATTGGAATGAAG gTGCTTTAGCCGACACTTTACAAGATAAAACGATAATACCTTACGGTGAAATTCCAAATTTTCCCGTAAGTACAGTCGAAGGTCACGCAGGTCAATTAgtttttggagcatgttccgGAACTTACGTAGTTTGCATGCAAGGTCGTTTCCATCATTACGAGGGTTACCCATTATGGAAATGCGCGATGCCAATTCGCGTTATGAAATTAATCGGGGTTGAATTTCTGATTGCAACAAACGCGGCCGGCGGAATCAACCCGGCTTTCAACGAAGGTGACGTCATGTTGATTAAGGATCACATCAACATGATGGGATTCGCCGGAAATAACCCGTTACAAGGCCCGAACGAATCGCGTTTTGGACCTAGATTCCCACCGATGTGCAAAGCTTACGATCGCGACTTAATCGAGAAAGCGaaagatatttggaaaaatcaacaattcgATGGGAGGTTGTTTGAAGGTGTTTATACGTGTTTAGGGGGACCAAACTTTGAGACAGTGGCCGAATtaagaatgttaaaattgttGGGTGTTGATGCCGTTGGAATGTCAACTGTTCACGAAGTTTTAACAGCAAGACATTGTAACATGACTGTTTTAGCGTTTAGTTTGATTACGAATGAATGCGTAATGGATTATTATGATCATAGTCAACCGAATCACGAAGAAGTTATTGATGTGGGAAAATTGAGACAATCTACGTTAAGAAGATTCGTCGAAGAGATTGTCGCTTATATAGCAAAAAAtcgaatgaaataa
- the LOC111422642 gene encoding purine nucleoside phosphorylase isoform X2, which translates to MNGNKYTNGEIRNGNGFETNGDRLPITVKKIQFLTTQPSWNTNNSIDNNNTISDNGRCTYDDLMITAKYVLDRIPKMPSIGIICGSGMGALADTLQDKTIIPYGEIPNFPVSTVEGHAGQLVFGACSGTYVVCMQGRFHHYEGYPLWKCAMPIRVMKLIGVEFLIATNAAGGINPAFNEGDVMLIKDHINMMGFAGNNPLQGPNESRFGPRFPPMCKAYDRDLIEKAKDIWKNQQFDGRLFEGVYTCLGGPNFETVAELRMLKLLGVDAVGMSTVHEVLTARHCNMTVLAFSLITNECVMDYYDHSQPNHEEVIDVGKLRQSTLRRFVEEIVAYIAKNRMK; encoded by the exons ATGAATGGAAACAAGTATACCAATGGTGAAATCAGAAACGGAAATGGTTTCGAAACGAATGGTGATAG GTTACCTATTACCGTTAAAAAGATTCAATTTTTAACCACACAACCCTCATGGAACACTAACAACTCGATTGACAACAACAATACAATATCTGATAATGGACG TTGCACCTACGATGATTTGATGATCACAGCCAAGTACGTACTTGATAGAATACCGAAGATGCCATCAATTGGGATCATTTGCGGGTCAGGAATGG gTGCTTTAGCCGACACTTTACAAGATAAAACGATAATACCTTACGGTGAAATTCCAAATTTTCCCGTAAGTACAGTCGAAGGTCACGCAGGTCAATTAgtttttggagcatgttccgGAACTTACGTAGTTTGCATGCAAGGTCGTTTCCATCATTACGAGGGTTACCCATTATGGAAATGCGCGATGCCAATTCGCGTTATGAAATTAATCGGGGTTGAATTTCTGATTGCAACAAACGCGGCCGGCGGAATCAACCCGGCTTTCAACGAAGGTGACGTCATGTTGATTAAGGATCACATCAACATGATGGGATTCGCCGGAAATAACCCGTTACAAGGCCCGAACGAATCGCGTTTTGGACCTAGATTCCCACCGATGTGCAAAGCTTACGATCGCGACTTAATCGAGAAAGCGaaagatatttggaaaaatcaacaattcgATGGGAGGTTGTTTGAAGGTGTTTATACGTGTTTAGGGGGACCAAACTTTGAGACAGTGGCCGAATtaagaatgttaaaattgttGGGTGTTGATGCCGTTGGAATGTCAACTGTTCACGAAGTTTTAACAGCAAGACATTGTAACATGACTGTTTTAGCGTTTAGTTTGATTACGAATGAATGCGTAATGGATTATTATGATCATAGTCAACCGAATCACGAAGAAGTTATTGATGTGGGAAAATTGAGACAATCTACGTTAAGAAGATTCGTCGAAGAGATTGTCGCTTATATAGCAAAAAAtcgaatgaaataa
- the LOC111422642 gene encoding purine nucleoside phosphorylase isoform X1 has translation MNGNKYTNGEIRNGNGFETNGDRLPITVKKIQFLTTQPSWNTNNSIDNNNTISDNGRCTYDDLMITAKYVLDRIPKMPSIGIICGSGMGQYWNEGALADTLQDKTIIPYGEIPNFPVSTVEGHAGQLVFGACSGTYVVCMQGRFHHYEGYPLWKCAMPIRVMKLIGVEFLIATNAAGGINPAFNEGDVMLIKDHINMMGFAGNNPLQGPNESRFGPRFPPMCKAYDRDLIEKAKDIWKNQQFDGRLFEGVYTCLGGPNFETVAELRMLKLLGVDAVGMSTVHEVLTARHCNMTVLAFSLITNECVMDYYDHSQPNHEEVIDVGKLRQSTLRRFVEEIVAYIAKNRMK, from the exons ATGAATGGAAACAAGTATACCAATGGTGAAATCAGAAACGGAAATGGTTTCGAAACGAATGGTGATAG GTTACCTATTACCGTTAAAAAGATTCAATTTTTAACCACACAACCCTCATGGAACACTAACAACTCGATTGACAACAACAATACAATATCTGATAATGGACG TTGCACCTACGATGATTTGATGATCACAGCCAAGTACGTACTTGATAGAATACCGAAGATGCCATCAATTGGGATCATTTGCGGGTCAGGAATGGGTCAGTATTGGAATGAAG gTGCTTTAGCCGACACTTTACAAGATAAAACGATAATACCTTACGGTGAAATTCCAAATTTTCCCGTAAGTACAGTCGAAGGTCACGCAGGTCAATTAgtttttggagcatgttccgGAACTTACGTAGTTTGCATGCAAGGTCGTTTCCATCATTACGAGGGTTACCCATTATGGAAATGCGCGATGCCAATTCGCGTTATGAAATTAATCGGGGTTGAATTTCTGATTGCAACAAACGCGGCCGGCGGAATCAACCCGGCTTTCAACGAAGGTGACGTCATGTTGATTAAGGATCACATCAACATGATGGGATTCGCCGGAAATAACCCGTTACAAGGCCCGAACGAATCGCGTTTTGGACCTAGATTCCCACCGATGTGCAAAGCTTACGATCGCGACTTAATCGAGAAAGCGaaagatatttggaaaaatcaacaattcgATGGGAGGTTGTTTGAAGGTGTTTATACGTGTTTAGGGGGACCAAACTTTGAGACAGTGGCCGAATtaagaatgttaaaattgttGGGTGTTGATGCCGTTGGAATGTCAACTGTTCACGAAGTTTTAACAGCAAGACATTGTAACATGACTGTTTTAGCGTTTAGTTTGATTACGAATGAATGCGTAATGGATTATTATGATCATAGTCAACCGAATCACGAAGAAGTTATTGATGTGGGAAAATTGAGACAATCTACGTTAAGAAGATTCGTCGAAGAGATTGTCGCTTATATAGCAAAAAAtcgaatgaaataa